The sequence ACGCCCTCGTTCTGAATACAATGCCATTATAATCACATTGTCCCGGGTTTGTCAACGGTTTTTGACAACTTTGGCAAATCTTGTAATTGGCGGCAGGAATTGTGCACGCCTTTTGTACAATATGCACAGGATAGACAGACTGTTTGCTATATGTCCAGAAATTCGGCGGGAATAACTTTTTTCGACAAATCGGTAAAATACTTCACCGTGGCACCCTTCTGCGCCTGGGTGGCGGCCAGCTCGTCGGTATAATCACTGAGCTTATAGACGGAAAACACAAAACCGTTACCGCCCCGGCTGTAATGGCACACCACCGGCGCCAGTTTAGCAGAGGAGATGTTGATCTTTCCATTCTCCTTTTCGATCGTCACCTCCGCCATACCGCCGCACAGTTGGGGCAGATTGATCTGGTGGCTGATAAAATTACCCAGGGAGTAGTAGACCAGCATTTTTTTGCCGCTCTTTTCGTTGGTCACCCACGCCACCGGCTGGAGCACATGCGGGTGGCTGCCGATGACAATGTCTACACCCAGGTCAGAAAACAGCTTTGTATATTCCTTTTGGTAATCGGACACCTTGTGGCTGTTCTCCGTGCCCCAGTGCGGAAAGACCATCACCACATCCGCATGCTTGCGCGCCTCGGTAATGTCTTTCCGAATCTTGTCCTTGTCCATCAAATTCACCAGCCAGGGCTTGTCCTTGGGCAAGTCAATGCCATTGGTGCCGTAGGTGTAATTCAGCAGAGCAAAGGTAATATTGTTCTTCTCATAATAAGTAATCTTGTCATAATCCGCCTGAGAGGCGTTGGTGCCCAGGTGCACCGCCTCTTTATGCTTGCCGAAGTATTCCAGCTCTTTCTCCACCCCGGCACTGCCCATATCCATAGTATGATTGGTGGCGCAGGTAAAAATATCAAACCCGGCGGCAATGGCGGCGTCACCAATCTCCCAGGGTGAATTAAAGCAGGGATAGCCGGAATAGTCAAAGCTGCTGCCGCCCAGCACCGTCTCCTGATTGATAACGGCAATATCCGCCGGTTCAATATACTGCTTAATATCCTGATAAAAGGCGTCGTAATTCCGGCTGCCGTCCTTTTGCTCTCCGGCAGCGATTAGGGTATTGTGGATCAGGTTGTCCCCTACTGCCACCAAGCGCACCCGGGTCTTGCCCTGGGTCTCTTCCGTGTGATCCTCCGTTTGGTTAACCACAGACACCTTGGTGGGCGCCGTAGGCTTCTTCTCATCTGCCCTGCGGGTAATGGTGCCGCTGATGGCAAAGGCAACAATTACGGCCAGTGCCACCAAAACAGGAATCAACACCCGCCACAGTTTTTTCTTCTTTTCCATATGGTCACATCCCAACTGCCAATGGGCTTTTCTTACAGTTTCCGCGTTCTGCTGTGATTATACCATACTCCTTACTTTTAGGCAAGAAAAAGCCGCTCTCCGAAAAACGGAAAGCGGTCTTTCATTTTTGCTAAAGCAGCGATTACTCGGCAGCAGCCTCTGCGGCAGCTTCCTCGCCGTCCTTCTTCTTTTCTTTCAAAAGGACAAACTTTTCCATGGGGAAGAGCACCACCATCTGCACAAAACCGGCAGCCAAGCCGGCAATGGTTCTGGCCAAAGGCTGAATCCAAGCCCAGTTGATCTTGGCGATAATGCCAACCAGCCAGCCCTGGAACCAGGTGGAGAACAGGATCAGCGCGATCATCAAAACGATATAGAACGCAAAGCTGTACCAAGGCGCATCAGACTTAAAGGTGGTCTTTTTGTTCTGATAGAAGCCATAGATGTTTGCAATCAGGTTGGACAGGAAGAACGGAAGCAGATAGCCCCAGGTTACCACACCGCCAACAACAGAACCGTTCTGAATGGTGCCGTCGATCACATACTTGCCTACCTGCTCGATGCCCTCTTTGGTGGAGGCGTCAAAAATCACATTGGGATCAAAGATACCCTGCAGGAAAACGGGCAGCGTAGCGGTCACGCCGTCAAAAATTAACGGGAGCACATTGGCCAGCACCAGCTGGATGATCGTTACCAAACCGGATACCACCAGGAACTTTACAAGCTGCCAAAGGGTCTTCATAAAAGAGCCTTTTTCCTCAGCGGCGTTGTCGATACCGCCAAGGCTAATTTTCTTCTTTTTGTCATCTGCCATAATTATTTTACCCCTTTCTCATGGACTGTACAAAAATAACGGGTTCATTATACTATTTTTTGGCTAAGATTGCAACCTTTATTTTACAGAATTAAAAAAGGAAAGGCAGCGCGCCAATACAGCCGGTGGTGGCAGCGTGCACAATGGCAACCACAGCCCATACTACCAAAGCGATCAGGCCAACGAGGATCGCCAGCACCAAAATCACCAGCAGCACCAGGATCGCCAGCACCAGCGGGCCCTTTTTGCTGGGGCGCACCGGGTCGTCAAAGGCGGGCTTTTCTGCCTTTTTCAGCGCCGGGTTCTCATCATCGTACAAAGGATACAGGGGCAGCGTGGCGTTGGCGTCGCAGGGACCCGGATTCCACAGCAGCGGCTCTACCAGACTGCGCACAGAGGTGGCGCCCTTCAGCACCTTGCCGATGGAGAAGTGAATGGTGTTCAGGAACGCGTCGATCACGTTCAGCAACCCACAGCAGATCTTGTACTCCCGCGTATCCGGACCGTAAGGCGAGTCGCCGCAATACAGGTTCTGCACCAGCTCTAAAATAAAGTCCACCACCCGATGATCGGCAATGTCCGCAATATCTTTCTTGGTCAGGCCGTTTTCTTTCTTGCACAGGCGCCAGGCTTTCTTAAAGGTCAGCTTGTTCAGCCACTTGGCAATGGGCTTAATCAGCCAGCCCAGTTTTTTGACCTTTTCGCCGGGAACGGAAAAAGCGTCTGTCATCTCTGCCAAATGGTCAATATCCGTGGCCGCAGCGTCCAGCAGCTCGGAGATCATACCGAAGAAAAACGTGCGCATATACTGGTCAAAAGGCTTGCCGCCGGTGTCCAGCCCCGGCACATCGGTAATGGTCACCGTCTCCACATCCACTTTGGCGTGGGCCGGGTCCAGCGTAATGTTGCGCATGGTGGGCGGGCAGCCGATCATAGCACCGCAGGCAATGTCATAAAAAGTGTTGCCCTTTTTGGTCTCTACCACGCTGATGTCGTGAATATGGGTGTGACCGGTGAGCATACATTGCAGTCCGTTGTCCGCAAAAATCTCCCGGGTGGTCTCATGATTGCGCTGCATATCCCCCTTGCCGATAATGGCATAAAAAGGACTGGGAGCGATCATGGGGTGATGGGTCATAGCGATCACAAACTGATCATTTTTGCGAGCGTCCTCCAGCTGATCCAGAATCCAGGCCATACAGTCGTCGCTGTACCCGGAGCCGCTCTCCCCCTCCGGCTTATAGTTGGTATCGTCATTCAGAGCAAACAGCCGATAGCCGGGGGCCAGCTGCACCACATAGCTCATGCTGTCCGGGTGGGTAGCAATGGCCTCGTTGGGGCCGAACTCATAGTACATCTGCCACAGATCGTGGCGCTCCTCCACCGCCGGCACCTGAATCTTTTTGTCGCCGTCATAGCCGTCAGCCACGCCGCCGTCCCGATAATCGTGGGTAGCAGTGATCACATACACCCGCTTGCCTCGCTTTTTCAGGTCCCGGAGCATTTCAATAAACTCGGCGTGAGAGGCCAGCTCTCCGTCCCGGGTGGTATCGCCGGCCAGCACCACAATATCCGTGGAAGTGTCCGCACACAGCAAATCGAACCCGGCTTTGATCACCAGGTCGCTGTCCTTAATGACCTTTTGGCTCTTGGCCTCGGCTTTTT comes from Oscillospiraceae bacterium and encodes:
- a CDS encoding metallophosphoesterase; the protein is MAAKLYGADNAPLKIQFITDPHYYSRKGGTEGKAYEKAEAKSQKVIKDSDLVIKAGFDLLCADTSTDIVVLAGDTTRDGELASHAEFIEMLRDLKKRGKRVYVITATHDYRDGGVADGYDGDKKIQVPAVEERHDLWQMYYEFGPNEAIATHPDSMSYVVQLAPGYRLFALNDDTNYKPEGESGSGYSDDCMAWILDQLEDARKNDQFVIAMTHHPMIAPSPFYAIIGKGDMQRNHETTREIFADNGLQCMLTGHTHIHDISVVETKKGNTFYDIACGAMIGCPPTMRNITLDPAHAKVDVETVTITDVPGLDTGGKPFDQYMRTFFFGMISELLDAAATDIDHLAEMTDAFSVPGEKVKKLGWLIKPIAKWLNKLTFKKAWRLCKKENGLTKKDIADIADHRVVDFILELVQNLYCGDSPYGPDTREYKICCGLLNVIDAFLNTIHFSIGKVLKGATSVRSLVEPLLWNPGPCDANATLPLYPLYDDENPALKKAEKPAFDDPVRPSKKGPLVLAILVLLVILVLAILVGLIALVVWAVVAIVHAATTGCIGALPFLF
- a CDS encoding CapA family protein — protein: MEKKKKLWRVLIPVLVALAVIVAFAISGTITRRADEKKPTAPTKVSVVNQTEDHTEETQGKTRVRLVAVGDNLIHNTLIAAGEQKDGSRNYDAFYQDIKQYIEPADIAVINQETVLGGSSFDYSGYPCFNSPWEIGDAAIAAGFDIFTCATNHTMDMGSAGVEKELEYFGKHKEAVHLGTNASQADYDKITYYEKNNITFALLNYTYGTNGIDLPKDKPWLVNLMDKDKIRKDITEARKHADVVMVFPHWGTENSHKVSDYQKEYTKLFSDLGVDIVIGSHPHVLQPVAWVTNEKSGKKMLVYYSLGNFISHQINLPQLCGGMAEVTIEKENGKINISSAKLAPVVCHYSRGGNGFVFSVYKLSDYTDELAATQAQKGATVKYFTDLSKKVIPAEFLDI